A single window of Hymenobacter sp. APR13 DNA harbors:
- a CDS encoding NADPH-dependent FMN reductase encodes MITIIVGTNRPDSRARRIANLYADLLRELQAEHQILDLVELPADVSVSALYANAGRHPGFNRLADQASAADKLVFVVPEYNCSFPGVLKTFIDGLPYKGGIRGKKAALVGLGTGAQGGLLALSHLTDVLMYLNTTVVPARVRLPFIDQHLTDDGQLTNEFYAQLLREQAAQLVAS; translated from the coding sequence ATGATTACCATCATTGTCGGTACCAACCGCCCCGATTCCCGCGCCCGCCGCATTGCCAACCTCTACGCCGACCTGCTGCGCGAGCTGCAGGCCGAGCACCAGATTCTGGACCTGGTAGAGCTGCCCGCCGACGTCAGCGTGTCGGCTTTGTACGCCAATGCCGGCCGGCATCCCGGCTTCAACCGGCTGGCCGATCAGGCTTCGGCGGCCGATAAGCTGGTGTTTGTGGTGCCGGAGTACAACTGCTCGTTTCCGGGCGTGCTCAAGACGTTCATTGACGGCCTGCCCTACAAGGGCGGCATCCGGGGCAAGAAGGCCGCGCTAGTGGGCCTGGGCACCGGGGCGCAAGGCGGTTTGCTGGCTCTGAGCCACCTCACCGACGTGCTCATGTACCTCAACACCACCGTAGTGCCGGCCCGCGTACGCCTGCCCTTCATCGACCAGCACCTCACCGACGACGGCCAGCTGACCAATGAGTTCTACGCGCAACTGCTGCGGGAACAGGCAGCCCAGCTGGTGGCCAGCTAG
- a CDS encoding cytochrome-c peroxidase, giving the protein MKKPLQICYGLLMLLLAGGCQPDADVAPVGEVPGTQVPGNFPVPVYGPEKNPPTRAAFELGRSLFYDPRLSRTGDVSCGSCHQQFVAFAHAGHTLSHGVDNRLGTRNAPALQNLRWKPNFFWDGGPSNIETLPLAPITNPVEMDETLDNVLRKLNADASYRRRFAQVFGGSGAIDSYQFLRALAQFTAALTSANSRYDRHVRQEAGGTLSEQELGGLAVLRQKCGSCHAGELFTDESFRNNGLDSRFDADSGRAHITGRSIDVGRFKVPSLRNVLHTAPYMHDGRFATLSEVLDHYDHGMKESATLDAQLRRPGQAPGIPLTTAERTQLLAFLATLSDEEFLRNPQLSEQ; this is encoded by the coding sequence ATGAAGAAGCCGCTACAGATCTGCTACGGCCTATTGATGCTGCTACTGGCTGGTGGCTGCCAGCCCGATGCCGATGTGGCCCCTGTGGGCGAAGTGCCCGGCACCCAGGTGCCGGGCAACTTCCCCGTGCCGGTGTATGGCCCGGAGAAAAACCCGCCGACCCGCGCCGCTTTTGAGCTGGGCCGCAGCCTGTTCTACGACCCGCGCCTGTCGCGCACGGGCGACGTGTCGTGCGGCAGCTGCCACCAGCAGTTCGTGGCGTTTGCCCACGCCGGGCACACGCTCAGCCACGGCGTCGACAACCGGCTGGGTACGCGCAACGCGCCGGCCCTGCAGAATCTGCGCTGGAAGCCCAATTTCTTCTGGGACGGCGGCCCGAGCAACATTGAAACCCTGCCGCTGGCCCCCATCACCAACCCCGTGGAGATGGACGAAACGTTGGACAACGTGCTGCGCAAGCTGAACGCCGATGCCAGCTACCGACGCCGATTTGCGCAGGTGTTCGGCGGCAGCGGCGCCATCGACTCCTACCAGTTTCTGCGGGCGCTGGCGCAATTCACGGCGGCCCTCACGTCGGCTAACTCCCGCTACGACCGGCACGTGCGGCAGGAAGCCGGTGGCACCCTCAGTGAGCAGGAACTAGGCGGCCTGGCCGTGCTGCGCCAGAAGTGCGGCAGCTGCCACGCCGGCGAGCTGTTCACCGACGAGTCGTTCCGCAACAACGGGCTCGACAGCCGCTTTGATGCAGATTCCGGCCGGGCGCACATCACTGGGCGCAGCATTGATGTGGGCCGGTTCAAGGTGCCGAGTTTGCGCAACGTGCTGCACACCGCGCCCTACATGCACGATGGCCGCTTTGCCACGCTCAGCGAGGTGCTCGACCACTACGACCACGGCATGAAGGAGTCAGCCACGCTGGACGCACAGCTGCGCCGGCCGGGCCAGGCGCCGGGCATTCCGCTCACCACTGCGGAGCGCACCCAGCTGCTGGCGTTTCTGGCCACCCTCTCCGACGAAGAGTTTCTGCGTAATCCGCAGCTTTCCGAGCAGTAG
- a CDS encoding fumarate reductase/succinate dehydrogenase flavoprotein subunit, which translates to MFPESKIPEGPLAEKWEKHKFNVKLVNPANKRKYDVIVVGTGLAGGAAAASLAELGYNVKAFTYHDSPRRAHSIAAQGGINAAKNYQNDGDSVFRLFYDTIKGGDYRAREANVYRLAQVSVNIIDQCVAQGVPFAREYGGLLANRSFGGAQVSRTFYARGQTGQQLLLGAYSALSRQIAYGKVKMYTRSEMLDVVVVDGQARGIITRNLITGEIEQHSAHAVVLATGGYGNVFYLSTNAMYCNATAAWRAHKRGAYFANPCFTQIHPTCIPVSGDYQSKLTLMSESLRNDGRVWVPKTVEMAERLRKGEIKASDIAEDDRDYFLERKYPAFGNLVPRDVASRNAKQMCDEGRGVGTTGLAVYLDFADIIKRTGAEAVSQKYGNLFAMYEKITDEDPYKQPMRIYPAVHYTMGGLWVDYNLQTTIPGLYATGECNFSDHGANRLGASALMQGLADGYFVIPYTIGDYLASTPPKPVTTEHPAFKQAEADVRARVQKLMSINGTRTPDDFHKHLGHLMWEYCGMARNAEGLTYAKGEIQKLRKEFWSDLKLTGTETELNQALEKAGRVADFLELGELMMDDALNRNESCGGHFREEYATEEGEAKRDDDNYAYVAAWQYVGDNQPEILNKEELTFENVKLTQRSYK; encoded by the coding sequence ATGTTTCCGGAGTCCAAAATTCCCGAAGGTCCCTTAGCCGAGAAGTGGGAAAAGCATAAGTTTAACGTCAAGCTCGTCAACCCTGCCAACAAGCGCAAGTACGACGTAATCGTGGTGGGCACCGGCTTGGCTGGTGGTGCTGCCGCTGCCTCGCTAGCTGAGCTGGGCTACAACGTGAAGGCCTTCACCTACCACGATTCGCCCCGCCGCGCGCACTCAATTGCCGCGCAGGGTGGTATCAATGCCGCCAAAAACTATCAGAACGACGGCGACTCGGTGTTCCGCCTGTTCTACGATACCATTAAAGGCGGTGACTACCGCGCCCGCGAAGCCAACGTGTACCGGCTGGCGCAGGTGTCGGTAAACATCATCGACCAGTGCGTGGCCCAGGGCGTGCCCTTCGCCCGTGAGTACGGCGGGCTGCTGGCCAACCGCTCCTTCGGCGGTGCCCAGGTAAGCCGGACGTTCTACGCCCGCGGCCAGACCGGACAGCAGCTACTGCTGGGGGCCTACTCGGCCCTCTCACGTCAGATTGCCTACGGTAAGGTGAAGATGTATACACGTTCCGAAATGCTGGACGTGGTAGTAGTTGACGGTCAGGCCCGTGGCATCATCACCCGCAACCTAATTACTGGCGAAATTGAGCAGCATTCGGCCCACGCTGTGGTGCTGGCTACGGGTGGCTACGGCAACGTGTTCTATCTGAGCACCAACGCTATGTACTGCAACGCCACGGCTGCGTGGCGCGCCCACAAGCGCGGTGCCTACTTCGCCAACCCCTGCTTCACCCAGATTCACCCGACCTGTATTCCGGTTTCCGGCGACTACCAGTCGAAGTTGACGCTGATGTCGGAGTCGCTGCGCAACGACGGCCGCGTGTGGGTGCCCAAGACGGTGGAGATGGCTGAGCGCCTGCGCAAAGGCGAAATCAAAGCCTCCGACATAGCCGAAGACGACCGGGACTACTTCTTGGAGCGCAAATACCCTGCTTTCGGTAACCTCGTGCCCCGCGACGTAGCCTCGCGCAACGCCAAGCAAATGTGCGACGAAGGTCGCGGCGTAGGTACAACCGGCCTGGCCGTGTATCTCGACTTTGCTGACATCATCAAGCGTACCGGTGCCGAAGCGGTGAGCCAGAAGTACGGCAACCTATTTGCCATGTACGAGAAAATCACCGACGAGGACCCGTACAAGCAGCCGATGCGCATCTACCCGGCCGTACATTATACCATGGGCGGCCTATGGGTGGACTACAACCTGCAAACCACCATCCCTGGCCTGTACGCCACGGGTGAGTGCAACTTCTCCGACCACGGCGCCAACCGCCTCGGGGCTTCGGCTCTGATGCAGGGTTTGGCTGACGGTTACTTCGTAATTCCTTACACCATTGGTGATTACCTGGCTTCCACGCCGCCTAAACCTGTTACGACCGAGCACCCGGCCTTCAAGCAGGCTGAGGCCGACGTACGGGCCCGCGTGCAGAAGCTGATGAGCATCAACGGCACCCGCACGCCCGACGACTTCCACAAGCACCTGGGTCACCTGATGTGGGAGTATTGCGGCATGGCCCGCAACGCCGAAGGCCTTACCTACGCCAAAGGCGAAATTCAGAAGCTGCGCAAGGAGTTCTGGAGCGACCTGAAGCTGACTGGCACCGAAACCGAGCTCAACCAGGCTTTGGAGAAAGCCGGCCGCGTAGCCGACTTCCTGGAGCTGGGTGAGCTGATGATGGATGACGCCCTGAACCGCAACGAAAGCTGCGGCGGCCACTTCCGCGAGGAATACGCTACCGAAGAAGGCGAAGCCAAGCGCGACGACGACAACTATGCCTATGTAGCCGCCTGGCAGTACGTCGGCGACAACCAGCCGGAAATCCTGAACAAGGAAGAACTGACGTTCGAAAACGTGAAGCTCACGCAGCGGAGCTACAAGTAG
- a CDS encoding cytochrome-c peroxidase, with amino-acid sequence MTTRLRFCLPLFGLLLLAACGKDPDDPAPPTTPPAPATPYTLVLPSQLPQSVTLPADNPLTVEGIELGRKLFYETRLSSTNTMSCGSCHQQSKAFTDGRTRAIGVDGIPHPRNTMSLVNLLWEPNLNWDGSATTLEAQARTPIENPVELHQSLAVGVSKLQQTSLYPPLFAQAFGSATITEANVLKALAQFERTLISSNSRYEKSLLGQAVLSADERAGRVLFFNHPGEGGIATARGGSCDHCHNGNNFLFTASRLGTTQYFNNGLDLTFTDQGRFNVTGQNADRGRFRVPTLRNIALTAPYMHDGRFRTLEEVVDHYNEHILTNSPNVDPILLLSNTDGGTKLDLTATEKRQLVAFLKTLTDSTFIQNPRFSNPF; translated from the coding sequence ATGACTACCCGCCTGCGCTTCTGCTTGCCGCTGTTCGGTTTGTTGCTGTTGGCAGCCTGCGGTAAAGACCCGGACGATCCGGCCCCGCCTACTACGCCGCCGGCCCCGGCTACACCCTACACGCTGGTGCTGCCCTCGCAGCTGCCCCAAAGCGTGACGCTACCTGCCGACAACCCCCTCACCGTGGAAGGCATTGAGCTGGGCCGTAAGCTGTTCTACGAAACCCGGCTTTCCAGCACCAATACCATGTCGTGCGGGAGCTGCCACCAGCAAAGCAAGGCCTTCACCGATGGGCGCACCCGCGCCATTGGCGTCGACGGCATTCCGCACCCGCGCAACACCATGTCGCTGGTGAACCTGCTCTGGGAGCCCAATCTGAACTGGGACGGCTCGGCCACTACCCTCGAAGCCCAGGCCCGCACGCCCATCGAAAACCCGGTGGAGCTGCACCAGTCGCTGGCCGTGGGCGTGAGCAAGCTGCAGCAGACCAGCCTCTACCCACCCCTGTTTGCGCAGGCGTTCGGCTCGGCTACCATCACCGAAGCCAACGTGCTCAAGGCGCTGGCGCAGTTCGAGCGCACCCTGATTTCGTCGAATTCGCGCTACGAAAAGTCGCTATTGGGGCAGGCCGTGCTTAGTGCTGATGAGCGGGCCGGCCGCGTGCTGTTCTTCAACCACCCGGGCGAAGGCGGCATTGCCACCGCCCGCGGCGGCTCCTGCGACCATTGCCACAACGGTAACAACTTCCTGTTCACGGCCAGCCGCCTCGGCACCACCCAGTACTTCAACAACGGCCTCGACCTGACCTTCACCGACCAGGGCCGCTTCAACGTGACGGGCCAGAACGCCGACCGGGGCCGCTTCCGCGTGCCCACCCTGCGCAACATTGCCCTGACGGCACCCTACATGCACGATGGCCGGTTCCGGACGCTGGAAGAAGTAGTCGACCATTACAACGAGCACATCCTCACCAACAGCCCCAACGTCGACCCCATCCTGCTGCTGTCCAACACCGACGGCGGCACCAAACTCGACCTTACGGCCACCGAGAAGCGCCAGCTCGTAGCCTTCCTCAAAACGCTCACCGATTCTACGTTCATCCAGAATCCGCGCTTTTCCAATCCATTTTGA
- a CDS encoding MbnP family protein — MKFLQYATLCLSLFAATASLSSCDKDDDVPSLGKMSLEFENVVGTSALQLNSATPYQTPAGDQFTVSTFRYYISNIKLKKADGTEFVQPESYYLIDEALPASKTFSIPNIPTGDYTGLTFTIGVDSARNVSGVQTGALAPGDMFWSWNSGYIYTKLEGRSPQASNGAIVFHIGGFKSPNNTIRTVSPTLNGATIQIRDGRTPEVHLKANVLKMFSGPNTIRFATLSNSMGGPGSVLVANNQAAGMFTVDHIHGN, encoded by the coding sequence ATGAAATTTCTGCAATACGCCACCCTGTGCCTGTCCCTTTTTGCTGCCACTGCTTCGCTTTCCTCCTGCGACAAGGACGACGACGTGCCGAGCCTGGGCAAGATGAGCCTGGAGTTTGAAAACGTGGTGGGCACCTCGGCCCTGCAGCTCAACAGCGCCACGCCCTACCAGACGCCGGCTGGCGACCAGTTCACCGTCAGCACCTTCCGCTACTACATTTCCAACATCAAGCTGAAAAAGGCCGACGGCACGGAGTTCGTGCAGCCCGAGAGCTACTACCTAATTGATGAGGCGCTGCCGGCTTCCAAGACCTTCTCCATCCCCAACATCCCCACCGGCGACTACACCGGCCTCACGTTCACGATTGGGGTAGACAGCGCCCGCAACGTATCCGGCGTGCAGACCGGCGCGCTGGCTCCCGGCGACATGTTCTGGAGCTGGAACTCGGGCTACATCTACACCAAGCTGGAAGGCCGCTCGCCGCAGGCCAGCAACGGCGCCATCGTGTTTCACATTGGCGGCTTCAAGAGCCCCAACAACACCATCCGGACGGTTTCGCCCACGCTGAACGGGGCCACTATCCAGATCCGCGACGGGCGCACGCCGGAGGTGCACCTCAAGGCCAATGTGCTGAAGATGTTCTCGGGCCCCAACACCATCCGGTTTGCTACGCTCAGCAACAGCATGGGCGGCCCCGGCTCGGTGCTGGTCGCCAATAACCAGGCGGCGGGCATGTTCACCGTCGACCACATCCACGGCAACTAG
- a CDS encoding succinate dehydrogenase/fumarate reductase iron-sulfur subunit, translated as MNLTLKVWRQKSRTAAGAIVDYQVKDISPEMSFLEMLDVLNEDLLRKGDEPVAFDHDCREGICGSCNLFINGRAHGPETGTTTCQLHMRKFSDGDTITIEPWRANAFPVNRDLSVDRSAFDRIIQAGGYVSVNTGGAPDGNEIPIPKEIADRAFEAATCIGCGACVASCKNASAMLFVSAKVSQLALLPQGHVERKTRVENMVAQMDKEGFGACTNIGSCAAECPVGISLENIAILNREFLAAKATSNNLA; from the coding sequence ATGAACCTCACGCTGAAAGTGTGGCGGCAGAAAAGCCGTACCGCAGCCGGCGCGATTGTGGATTACCAGGTAAAAGACATTTCGCCCGAAATGTCGTTCCTGGAGATGCTGGACGTGCTCAACGAAGACCTGCTGCGCAAAGGCGACGAGCCGGTGGCCTTCGACCACGACTGCCGCGAAGGCATCTGTGGCTCGTGCAACCTGTTCATCAACGGCCGTGCCCACGGCCCTGAGACCGGCACTACCACCTGCCAGCTGCACATGCGCAAGTTCTCCGACGGTGACACCATCACCATCGAGCCCTGGCGCGCCAATGCCTTCCCCGTAAACCGCGACCTGAGCGTGGACCGCTCGGCCTTCGACCGGATTATTCAGGCCGGCGGCTACGTAAGCGTGAACACCGGCGGTGCCCCCGACGGCAACGAAATTCCGATTCCAAAGGAAATTGCTGACCGCGCCTTTGAAGCTGCTACCTGCATTGGTTGCGGCGCCTGCGTGGCCTCGTGCAAGAATGCTTCGGCCATGCTGTTCGTTTCGGCGAAGGTGAGCCAGCTGGCGCTGCTGCCCCAGGGCCACGTGGAGCGCAAAACCCGCGTGGAAAACATGGTGGCGCAGATGGACAAAGAAGGTTTTGGTGCCTGCACCAACATCGGCTCGTGCGCGGCCGAGTGCCCGGTGGGCATTTCGCTGGAGAACATTGCCATCCTGAACCGCGAATTCCTGGCTGCTAAAGCAACTTCCAATAACCTCGCGTAA
- a CDS encoding gliding motility-associated C-terminal domain-containing protein: MGEYNIAFEVQEWRRTQFGRRRVGTVIRDMQINVKGTTNQRPILTIPPDICVVAGTLVTGNVTATDADRNPVRITANSGILPPATFTQTSFGPPTAAGTFRWTPDCNNIAAQPTRVSFTAEDQPTGNNPVLIDQRVWNITVIGPAPQNLQASRLGNNTVLTWDRYICQRPGARILIFRRENPGPPIAGPCVTGIPASAGYTLIETLTYPTPPATGDLLSYVDTNNGLGLQRGKTYCYRIYVEFPLPAGGKSLASEEACVSFAGRSAVFTNVTVDATSTTAGRITVKWTRPGPINTFNAPLVYRLLRANGQSSTATFTEIARIVDRPNDTVYVDNNLDTQNRAYIYRLEFISNTTNQPGSGIVTETATAASSVRVDGTPDPQNNRITLRWTYNVPWDNSRRPATIFRRDPGTGSQFVQIATVTGTTTGGTYVDQGTTARPLVKGQTYCYYVSTNGTYSNPGIIDPLINLSQQQCVALRSIPCPPVLSLKRPNCDSLATRLFDLPATPASGPIYTNVLSWTLGATPPDCSRAIVSYNIYYAPNSTDSLTFLTSVPGTQMSYLHRNLTSEAGCYAVQAVDSSGTRSVRSNVECKEDCQLFLLPNVFTPNGDGLNDTFRPKVFTPIRRTSFRVFNRWGVKIYESDKEPLIKWNGGSRAEGNSGSTVVEGVYFYQADVEFGDVNNTKRTYKGWVEISR; the protein is encoded by the coding sequence GTGGGGGAATATAACATAGCCTTTGAAGTACAGGAATGGCGCCGCACGCAGTTCGGTCGGCGGCGGGTTGGCACCGTAATCCGCGACATGCAGATCAACGTGAAGGGTACTACCAATCAGCGCCCCATCCTCACTATTCCGCCGGATATCTGTGTGGTGGCCGGCACACTCGTGACGGGCAATGTGACGGCCACAGACGCCGACCGCAACCCGGTGCGGATAACGGCTAACAGCGGCATTCTGCCGCCGGCCACGTTCACGCAGACCTCGTTCGGACCGCCTACGGCCGCTGGCACGTTCCGCTGGACGCCTGACTGCAACAACATTGCCGCGCAGCCTACACGCGTAAGCTTCACGGCCGAAGACCAGCCTACCGGCAACAACCCGGTGCTGATTGACCAGCGCGTCTGGAACATCACTGTCATTGGGCCGGCGCCGCAGAACCTGCAGGCTAGCCGACTAGGCAACAACACTGTGCTGACCTGGGACCGGTACATCTGCCAGCGGCCGGGGGCGCGCATCCTCATCTTCCGCCGCGAAAACCCAGGGCCTCCCATTGCTGGCCCCTGCGTAACCGGCATTCCCGCCTCTGCTGGCTACACGCTGATTGAGACGCTAACGTACCCGACACCGCCCGCTACCGGCGACCTGCTTTCGTACGTGGATACCAACAACGGCCTAGGGCTGCAACGCGGCAAAACGTATTGCTACCGCATCTATGTGGAGTTTCCGCTGCCGGCCGGCGGCAAGAGCCTGGCCTCGGAAGAAGCCTGCGTAAGCTTTGCGGGCCGCTCGGCGGTGTTTACCAACGTCACGGTGGATGCTACTTCCACTACAGCCGGGCGCATCACGGTGAAGTGGACCCGCCCTGGCCCTATCAATACCTTCAATGCGCCGCTGGTATACCGGCTGCTGCGCGCCAACGGCCAGAGCAGCACGGCCACGTTCACAGAAATTGCCCGCATCGTAGACCGCCCCAACGACACGGTGTACGTCGACAATAACCTTGATACGCAGAACCGGGCCTACATCTACCGGCTGGAGTTCATCAGCAACACCACCAATCAGCCCGGCTCCGGCATCGTGACGGAAACCGCCACGGCCGCTTCGAGCGTGCGCGTGGATGGCACGCCTGATCCGCAGAACAACCGCATTACGCTACGCTGGACTTACAACGTGCCGTGGGACAACAGCCGCCGGCCGGCCACCATCTTCCGCCGCGACCCGGGTACGGGCAGCCAGTTTGTGCAGATTGCTACCGTAACGGGCACGACCACCGGCGGCACCTACGTCGACCAGGGCACCACGGCCCGGCCGCTGGTGAAGGGCCAGACCTACTGCTACTACGTCTCGACGAACGGCACGTACAGCAACCCGGGCATCATCGACCCGCTCATCAACCTGAGCCAGCAGCAGTGCGTGGCCTTGCGCTCCATTCCTTGCCCGCCGGTGCTGAGCCTCAAGCGCCCCAACTGCGACAGCCTCGCCACGCGCCTGTTCGATCTGCCGGCCACGCCGGCTTCCGGTCCGATTTACACCAATGTGCTGAGCTGGACGCTGGGCGCCACGCCACCGGACTGCAGCCGGGCCATCGTCTCGTATAATATCTACTACGCGCCCAACAGCACCGATTCGCTGACTTTTCTGACGTCGGTGCCGGGCACCCAGATGAGCTACCTGCACCGCAACCTCACGTCGGAGGCCGGGTGCTACGCCGTGCAGGCCGTGGATTCCAGCGGCACGCGTAGTGTACGCAGTAACGTGGAGTGCAAAGAAGACTGCCAGCTGTTCCTGCTGCCCAACGTGTTTACGCCTAACGGCGACGGCCTTAACGATACTTTCAGGCCCAAGGTGTTCACCCCGATTCGCCGTACGAGCTTCCGGGTGTTCAACCGCTGGGGCGTAAAAATCTACGAGAGCGACAAGGAGCCGCTGATTAAGTGGAACGGCGGCAGCCGCGCCGAAGGCAACTCCGGCTCGACGGTGGTGGAAGGCGTCTACTTCTACCAGGCCGACGTGGAGTTCGGCGACGTTAACAACACCAAGCGCACCTATAAAGGGTGGGTGGAAATCAGCCGCTAA
- a CDS encoding succinate dehydrogenase cytochrome b subunit codes for MSWISNTFSSSIGRKIVMAATGLFLCSFLVVHLAGNFQLFKNDGGLAFNAYSEFMSHNTIIRILEIGLVAGFGFHIYEGLTLALKNKAARGSNYVSNHIEQNSPWHARSMAVLGSIVLFFLIVHLYNFFGTLRFGEPIKDSQGNENAYALVVDAFHNPLYVALYVLAQAALLYHLLHGFQSAFQTLGLTHRKYTPAIKLLGIVFSVVVCAGFAAMPIYFYFFN; via the coding sequence ATGAGTTGGATTAGTAACACGTTTTCCAGCAGCATCGGCCGCAAAATCGTTATGGCCGCCACCGGCCTGTTTTTGTGCTCTTTTCTGGTAGTACACTTAGCCGGCAACTTCCAATTATTCAAAAACGACGGCGGTCTGGCATTCAATGCCTACTCCGAGTTTATGAGCCACAACACCATCATCCGGATCTTGGAAATCGGACTGGTGGCGGGCTTTGGCTTCCACATTTATGAAGGCCTGACGCTAGCCCTCAAAAACAAAGCTGCCCGCGGCAGCAACTACGTTTCCAACCACATCGAGCAAAACAGCCCCTGGCATGCCCGCAGCATGGCGGTGCTGGGCAGCATCGTGCTGTTCTTCCTGATTGTGCACCTCTACAACTTCTTTGGCACGCTGCGTTTCGGCGAGCCGATCAAGGATTCTCAGGGTAATGAAAATGCCTACGCCCTGGTGGTAGACGCCTTCCACAACCCGCTGTATGTAGCCCTGTACGTGCTGGCGCAGGCAGCTCTGCTCTACCATTTGCTGCATGGCTTCCAGAGTGCCTTCCAGACGCTGGGCCTCACTCACCGCAAGTATACGCCCGCCATCAAGCTGCTGGGCATCGTCTTTTCTGTTGTCGTCTGCGCCGGTTTTGCCGCTATGCCGATTTACTTCTACTTTTTCAACTAA
- a CDS encoding chloride channel protein translates to MIIRPRALLREYRLLLLFSFRWVLLSAIVGGLAGTASAGFLVALDFVTNWRELHPWVIALLPAGGLLVGLLYHYWGKSVEGGNNLLLDEINQPTHLVPLRMVPLVLMGTLLTHLFGGSAGREGTAVQMGGALADQFSRWPRLIRRRERRLLLLAGLSAGFASVFGTPLAGAVFGLEVVLLGRLRYDALLPAFLAAAAADYVTRAWGVGHTAYPLLAVPALAPLPLLSAAAAGVAFGLAGRLFAGTTHVVSDFYKRTIAWPPLRPVVGGAVVALLIWAAGTTRYSGLGVPTIVQAFQEPLPVYVFALKILFTALTLGAAFKGGEVTPLFFVGATLGNALALVLPLPMPLLAGLGFAAVFAGAANTPLACTLLAMELFGHECGLYAGLACVVSYLFSGHRGIYGAQVVGQAKHGLWQRQQGRRLRDLL, encoded by the coding sequence ATGATCATCCGGCCTCGAGCGCTGTTGCGCGAATATCGTTTGCTGCTGCTGTTCAGCTTCCGCTGGGTGCTGCTGAGCGCCATCGTGGGGGGACTGGCCGGCACGGCGTCAGCAGGTTTTCTGGTGGCGCTGGACTTCGTGACCAATTGGCGCGAGCTGCATCCCTGGGTTATTGCGCTGCTGCCGGCGGGCGGCCTGCTAGTAGGGCTGCTCTACCACTACTGGGGCAAAAGCGTGGAGGGCGGCAACAACCTGCTGCTCGATGAAATCAACCAGCCCACCCATCTCGTGCCGTTGCGCATGGTGCCGCTGGTGCTGATGGGCACGCTGCTCACGCACCTATTTGGCGGCTCTGCGGGCCGCGAGGGCACGGCCGTGCAAATGGGCGGCGCCCTCGCCGACCAGTTCAGCCGCTGGCCACGCCTGATCCGGCGGCGGGAGCGGCGGTTGCTGCTGCTGGCCGGGCTGAGCGCCGGCTTCGCCTCGGTGTTCGGTACGCCGCTGGCCGGGGCCGTATTCGGGCTGGAAGTGGTGCTGCTGGGCCGCCTGCGCTACGATGCGCTGCTGCCCGCCTTCCTGGCCGCCGCCGCCGCCGACTACGTGACGCGGGCCTGGGGCGTGGGGCACACGGCGTATCCGCTGCTGGCAGTGCCCGCCCTGGCGCCGTTGCCGCTGCTGAGTGCGGCGGCCGCCGGGGTGGCGTTCGGGCTGGCCGGGCGTTTGTTCGCGGGCACTACGCACGTCGTGTCAGACTTCTACAAGCGTACCATTGCCTGGCCGCCGTTGCGGCCGGTGGTGGGCGGGGCCGTGGTGGCGCTGCTGATTTGGGCGGCGGGCACCACGCGCTACAGTGGGCTGGGGGTACCCACCATCGTGCAGGCATTCCAAGAGCCGCTGCCGGTTTACGTTTTCGCCCTGAAAATCCTGTTTACGGCCCTCACGCTGGGGGCAGCCTTCAAAGGGGGCGAAGTGACGCCGCTGTTTTTCGTGGGTGCCACGCTGGGTAACGCCCTGGCGCTGGTGCTGCCGCTGCCCATGCCGCTGCTCGCCGGCCTAGGTTTCGCGGCGGTGTTTGCCGGAGCAGCCAACACGCCCCTGGCCTGCACGCTGCTGGCCATGGAGCTGTTCGGGCACGAGTGCGGCCTCTACGCCGGGCTGGCTTGCGTGGTGAGCTACCTGTTCTCCGGACACCGCGGCATCTACGGCGCGCAGGTGGTCGGCCAGGCTAAGCACGGCCTCTGGCAGCGCCAGCAAGGCCGCCGCCTGCGGGATTTGCTGTAA